Proteins co-encoded in one Methylobacterium sp. WL1 genomic window:
- a CDS encoding cytochrome c has translation MPRVDPAREAPQPQTISRDLIDRGRERYGVFCTPCHGQDGRGGGMIVARGFPPAGDLTAEPLRRAPAAEIYGVIGNGRRAMFGMAQMIPSADRWAIVAYVRALQLSQDAVVAGLPPDDRARLEATR, from the coding sequence GTGCCGCGGGTCGATCCGGCCCGCGAGGCGCCGCAGCCGCAGACGATCAGCCGGGACCTGATCGACCGGGGCCGGGAGCGCTACGGGGTGTTCTGCACGCCCTGCCACGGCCAGGATGGGCGCGGCGGGGGCATGATCGTGGCCCGCGGCTTCCCGCCCGCCGGCGACCTCACCGCCGAGCCGCTCCGCCGGGCCCCGGCCGCCGAGATCTACGGCGTCATCGGCAACGGCCGGCGCGCGATGTTCGGCATGGCCCAGATGATCCCCTCGGCCGACCGCTGGGCGATCGTCGCGTATGTCCGGGCGCTCCAGCTCAGCCAGGACGCCGTGGTGGCGGGCCTGCCCCCGGACGACCGGGCCCGCCTGGAGGCGACCCGATGA
- a CDS encoding cbb3-type cytochrome c oxidase subunit I — MSASGSVGGTARREPHAPEATLGRKADYLHADSTLRSWFLTTDHKRIAILYLASITGFFVIGAVAAGVVRLALIVPNGAIMTNDTYNKAFTIHGVVMVWFFLIPSIPATFGNFLIPLMIGAKDLAFPKLNLTSWYVFMAGAFFTLVSLVLGGVDTGWTFYAPLSTAFSNTWVLPALIGVTIVGFSSILTGLNFVVTIHTMRAPGMTWFKLPIFVWAHYATSLIFLLATPVITTALILLIMERGFHIGVFDPAYGGDPVLFQHLFWFYSHPAVYIMVLPGMGVISEIVPAFAQKKLFGYRFVAYASIGLASVTFFVWGHHMFVNGQSDLASLVFSALSFAVAVPSAVKVYNWTATIHKGSLRLDTPMLYAMGYIGLFVLGGLTGLYLATLAINQHIHATYFVVAHFHYIMVGGTVLAFLGGLHFWWPKFTGRMYSEPWGRVSAMLIFIGFNVTFFPQFILGYLGMPRRYATYPVEFQLLNVLSSAGATILAAGYIFPMLYLVYSLWFGCKAPANPWNAKGLEWETGSPPPKHNFLSPPAVPRIPYDYPIQAQEAQDQHG, encoded by the coding sequence ATGAGCGCATCGGGCAGCGTCGGCGGCACGGCCCGCCGCGAGCCGCACGCGCCGGAGGCCACCCTCGGGCGCAAGGCCGACTACCTTCACGCAGATTCGACCCTGCGCTCGTGGTTCCTCACCACCGACCACAAGCGCATCGCGATCCTGTACCTGGCCTCGATCACCGGCTTCTTCGTGATCGGGGCGGTCGCGGCCGGCGTGGTCCGGCTGGCGCTGATCGTGCCCAACGGCGCGATCATGACCAACGACACCTACAACAAGGCTTTCACCATCCACGGCGTGGTGATGGTGTGGTTCTTCCTGATCCCGTCGATCCCGGCGACCTTCGGCAACTTCCTGATCCCCCTCATGATCGGGGCGAAGGACCTGGCGTTCCCAAAGCTCAACCTGACGAGCTGGTACGTGTTCATGGCCGGGGCGTTCTTCACCCTGGTCTCGCTGGTTCTCGGCGGGGTCGACACCGGCTGGACCTTCTACGCGCCGCTCTCCACCGCCTTCTCGAACACCTGGGTCCTGCCGGCCCTGATCGGCGTCACCATCGTGGGCTTCTCGTCGATCCTGACGGGGCTCAACTTCGTGGTCACCATCCACACCATGCGGGCACCCGGCATGACGTGGTTCAAGCTGCCGATCTTCGTCTGGGCGCACTACGCCACCAGCCTGATCTTTCTGCTCGCCACGCCGGTGATCACGACCGCGCTGATCCTGCTGATCATGGAGCGGGGCTTCCACATCGGCGTGTTCGACCCGGCCTATGGCGGCGACCCGGTGCTGTTCCAGCACCTGTTCTGGTTCTACTCGCACCCGGCCGTGTACATCATGGTCTTGCCCGGCATGGGGGTGATCTCGGAGATCGTCCCGGCCTTCGCGCAGAAGAAGCTGTTCGGCTACCGGTTCGTCGCCTACGCGTCGATCGGGCTGGCCTCGGTGACCTTCTTCGTCTGGGGCCACCACATGTTCGTCAACGGCCAGAGCGACTTGGCCTCGCTGGTGTTCTCGGCCCTGTCGTTCGCGGTGGCGGTGCCGTCGGCCGTCAAGGTCTACAACTGGACCGCGACGATCCATAAGGGGAGCTTACGGCTCGATACGCCGATGCTCTACGCGATGGGCTATATCGGGCTGTTCGTGCTCGGCGGCCTCACCGGGCTCTACCTCGCGACGCTCGCCATCAACCAGCACATCCACGCGACCTACTTCGTGGTCGCCCACTTCCACTACATCATGGTCGGGGGCACGGTGCTGGCGTTCCTGGGGGGGCTGCACTTCTGGTGGCCAAAATTCACCGGGCGGATGTACAGCGAGCCCTGGGGCCGGGTCTCGGCGATGCTGATCTTCATCGGCTTCAACGTGACCTTCTTCCCGCAGTTCATCCTCGGCTATCTCGGGATGCCCCGGCGCTACGCGACCTATCCGGTCGAGTTCCAGCTCCTCAACGTGCTGTCCTCGGCCGGCGCCACGATCCTGGCCGCCGGCTACATCTTCCCGATGCTCTATCTGGTCTATTCCCTGTGGTTCGGCTGCAAGGCACCCGCCAACCCCTGGAACGCCAAGGGGCTCGAATGGGAGACCGGCTCGCCGCCGCCGAAGCACAACTTCCTCTCTCCGCCGGCGGTGCCGCGCATCCCCTACGATTACCCGATCCAGGCCCAGGAAGCCCAGGACCAGCACGGATGA
- a CDS encoding oxidase: protein MRNPLAALSADDRALLRRRLRTPVLTFLALLALLAVNVTLGATLPFAQVWIVELLVVAVMVALILLVSMEVIHEPPLIRLFSGIGFFWVAIMFGMTLTDYLAR, encoded by the coding sequence ATGCGCAATCCCCTCGCTGCCTTGAGCGCCGACGACCGCGCCCTGCTCCGGCGCCGGCTGCGCACGCCGGTGCTGACCTTCCTGGCGCTGCTGGCGCTGCTGGCCGTCAACGTCACCCTGGGCGCCACCCTGCCCTTCGCCCAGGTCTGGATCGTCGAGCTCCTGGTCGTCGCCGTGATGGTGGCGCTGATCCTTCTGGTCTCCATGGAGGTGATCCACGAGCCGCCGCTGATCCGGCTGTTCTCGGGGATCGGCTTCTTCTGGGTCGCCATCATGTTCGGCATGACGCTGACGGATTACCTGGCGCGGTGA
- a CDS encoding NepR family anti-sigma factor translates to MTRDDTDTALSHEDGLRDALRDGRPNLAPNIRTHLGEHLRTVYERIGEEVLPSRFADLIEKLEEALRARGEAIEPEFRNGLLAAVPSLRAFALSLTSNPARSDDLVQDTLLKGWQHRARFQPGTNLNAWLFTILRNIFYSDHRKRVREVEDQDGSYAARLATAPHQGDRLDVEDLQSALAKLPPDQREALVLVGAEGVSYEEAATIMGCKVGTVKSRVSRARGRLAELLGYDEEDLGSDRFIQSAMPKDA, encoded by the coding sequence ATGACCCGCGACGACACCGACACCGCCCTGTCCCACGAGGACGGGCTTCGGGATGCGCTTCGGGATGGCCGCCCGAATCTCGCCCCGAACATCCGCACACATCTCGGCGAGCACCTGCGCACGGTCTACGAGCGGATCGGCGAGGAGGTGCTGCCCTCTCGCTTTGCCGACCTGATCGAGAAGCTGGAAGAGGCTCTGCGCGCCCGCGGCGAGGCGATCGAGCCGGAGTTCCGCAACGGCCTGCTCGCGGCCGTCCCGTCCTTGCGCGCCTTCGCGCTGTCGCTGACCTCGAACCCCGCCCGCTCCGACGACCTCGTCCAGGACACCCTGCTCAAGGGCTGGCAGCATCGCGCCCGGTTCCAGCCGGGGACCAACCTCAACGCGTGGTTGTTCACGATCCTGCGCAACATCTTCTACTCCGATCATCGCAAGCGGGTCCGCGAGGTCGAGGACCAGGACGGCTCCTACGCGGCGCGGTTGGCCACGGCCCCGCACCAGGGCGACCGGCTCGATGTCGAGGACCTGCAATCGGCCCTGGCCAAGCTGCCGCCGGACCAGCGCGAGGCGCTGGTGCTGGTGGGTGCCGAGGGCGTCTCCTACGAGGAGGCCGCCACGATCATGGGCTGCAAGGTCGGCACCGTGAAGAGCCGGGTCAGCCGCGCCCGCGGCCGCCTGGCGGAGCTGCTGGGCTACGACGAGGAGGATCTCGGCTCCGATCGGTTCATCCAGTCGGCGATGCCCAAGGACGCGTAG
- a CDS encoding class II glutamine amidotransferase gives MCELLGMSANVPTDIRFSFAGLARRGGETGPHADGWGISFYDGRTCRSFHEPEPSSRSQLARLLRDMPIKSRIVVAHVRKANRGRVSLENTHPFARELWGRRWTFAHNGQLKGVKRLPLGGFMPIGSTDSEHAFCWMLGRLQTRFQALPRPATLDRAVADLAGDLHAMGVFNMLLTDSRTLYAHCGKRLCYLTRRAPFGTATLIDEDWQVNFAQETSESDVVTVVATQALTRDERWTDLARGDVLTLRDGAIRLLRPAGAS, from the coding sequence ATGTGCGAATTGCTCGGCATGAGCGCCAACGTGCCGACCGACATCCGCTTCTCGTTCGCCGGGTTGGCCAGGCGTGGCGGCGAAACCGGCCCGCATGCCGACGGCTGGGGCATCAGCTTCTACGACGGGCGGACCTGCCGCAGCTTTCACGAGCCGGAGCCGAGCTCGCGGTCGCAGCTGGCCCGGCTGCTGCGCGACATGCCGATCAAGAGCCGCATCGTCGTCGCCCACGTGCGCAAGGCCAATCGCGGCCGGGTCAGCCTGGAGAACACCCATCCGTTCGCCCGGGAATTGTGGGGCCGCCGGTGGACCTTCGCGCATAACGGCCAGCTCAAGGGCGTGAAGCGTCTGCCGCTCGGCGGGTTCATGCCGATCGGCTCGACGGACAGCGAGCACGCCTTCTGCTGGATGCTCGGCCGCCTCCAGACCCGGTTCCAGGCCCTGCCCCGTCCCGCCACCCTGGACCGCGCCGTCGCAGACCTCGCGGGCGACCTGCACGCCATGGGCGTGTTCAACATGCTGCTGACCGACAGCCGCACCCTCTACGCCCATTGCGGCAAGCGCCTGTGCTACCTCACCCGCCGCGCCCCGTTCGGCACCGCCACCCTGATCGACGAGGATTGGCAGGTGAATTTCGCGCAGGAGACCTCGGAAAGCGACGTGGTCACGGTCGTCGCCACCCAGGCGCTCACCCGCGACGAGCGCTGGACCGACCTCGCCCGCGGCGACGTCCTGACCCTGCGGGACGGGGCGATCCGCCTGTTGAGGCCGGCCGGAGCGTCTTAA
- the coxB gene encoding cytochrome c oxidase subunit II translates to MTPNHAALELWPAAVSGTATETDLLILAFTVLTLLLTVPVFVAITYFALRYREGSEADRSPSGIRSNLIEISWMLIPFLLTLIFFVWGARVFIASKNAPPDAMVIEAIGRQWMWKFQHPTGQAEINDLHVPIGQPIRLRIISQDVIHALYLPALRLQVAALPDRYTDLWFKADKIGTYHLYCSEYCGTDHSVMGGEISFMNPGDYQDWLTHSGAQQGKVAAGRTLYEAYGCAGCHDPGSSVKAPSLAGLYGSPVKLADGRTVTADDAWLREKILNPNGDRLAEGYKQVMPSFAGRIPEGELGTIIDFLKSYTAPASGKAAQATP, encoded by the coding sequence ATGACGCCGAACCACGCAGCCCTGGAGCTTTGGCCCGCCGCGGTCTCGGGCACCGCGACCGAGACGGACCTGCTCATCCTGGCCTTCACGGTCCTGACCCTGCTGCTGACCGTGCCGGTCTTCGTGGCGATCACCTATTTCGCCCTGCGCTACCGCGAGGGTTCGGAGGCGGATCGCAGCCCCTCCGGCATCCGCTCCAACCTCATCGAGATCAGCTGGATGCTGATCCCGTTCCTGCTGACGCTGATCTTCTTCGTCTGGGGCGCCCGGGTGTTCATCGCCTCCAAGAACGCCCCGCCGGACGCCATGGTGATCGAGGCGATCGGCCGGCAATGGATGTGGAAGTTCCAGCATCCCACCGGTCAGGCCGAGATCAACGACCTGCACGTGCCGATCGGCCAGCCGATCCGCCTGCGCATCATCAGCCAGGACGTGATCCACGCCCTCTACCTGCCGGCCCTGCGCCTGCAGGTGGCGGCGCTCCCCGACCGCTACACCGATCTGTGGTTCAAGGCCGACAAGATCGGCACCTACCACCTCTATTGCTCGGAATATTGCGGCACCGACCATTCGGTGATGGGCGGCGAGATCAGCTTCATGAATCCCGGCGACTACCAGGACTGGCTGACCCATTCCGGCGCGCAGCAGGGTAAGGTCGCGGCCGGCCGCACCCTCTACGAGGCCTATGGCTGCGCCGGCTGCCACGATCCCGGCTCCTCCGTGAAGGCCCCGAGCCTGGCCGGCCTCTACGGCAGCCCGGTGAAGCTCGCCGACGGCCGCACGGTGACGGCCGACGACGCCTGGCTGCGCGAGAAGATCCTGAACCCGAACGGCGACCGCCTCGCCGAGGGCTACAAGCAGGTGATGCCGAGCTTCGCCGGTCGGATCCCGGAGGGCGAACTCGGGACGATCATCGATTTCCTCAAATCCTACACGGCGCCGGCCTCCGGCAAGGCCGCGCAGGCCACTCCATGA
- a CDS encoding DUF3341 domain-containing protein translates to MSGALAGGSLIRPEETLQGIGGAVTAIPLTHPRNRRWWIAFAGAAALLGVFGLTLGYLLYAGPGIWANNNAVVWALDIASYDWWIGVASGSLLVSAVLLLLGAEWRGAVNRIAETLALLATAAAGLYPIIHLGRPWFFFWNLPYPNTYNLWPQFRSPLLWDAIDIVAFLVICVSLWFIGLLPDLATLRDRAFGEAMRQADAKAPTRRLALLRAQVYGIVASGWRGSAAHWQIWVQAYRTVALLGVLLVVSVQTGASVMLAGSLMPGWHSTLLPVSFLVNAVYSGVGMTAAIVVLIRVVYGLDALVSVRHLDVLGRLLLGLGCASAYCYAAEYFDTFLNGDPEARAVLARRMTGDHALVSWMAILLLVLPAQVLWSARARTAPLALAAVGLLVAAGAYADHVMVLVVTLTQDFLPSSRLPYGVDPWGVATFAGSLGLFLTLLLLFLRYLPAVSIIESRRLSRARAPRPPPEAVSHAAPARRRIGAGAALGVSATFASQADLAAALQAVSGISPPDQVHLDGHGPVPMPRTLRSLGLEGRSILPYALAGALLGGAGFYAMCIYATAYDYVFLIGGRPRLSWPSFVVPSISFAMMTGCIAIHLALLVLNRLPRLNHPAFNIPGFLRASDDRFFLSAEARDDRFDAGRFERRLAGLAAGPGAPRDPQDPAMSALPASSWSRLCRVSRPAARPTWTTRPGPRPGTATRSSPARSPCASRCPGPCRGSIRPARRRSRRRSAGT, encoded by the coding sequence ATGTCCGGCGCGCTCGCAGGCGGTTCGCTGATCCGGCCGGAGGAAACCCTCCAGGGCATCGGCGGCGCGGTCACCGCGATCCCGCTGACGCATCCACGCAACCGGCGCTGGTGGATCGCCTTCGCGGGGGCTGCGGCGCTGCTCGGCGTGTTCGGCTTGACCCTCGGCTACCTGCTCTACGCGGGGCCTGGGATCTGGGCCAACAACAACGCCGTCGTCTGGGCGCTGGACATCGCCAGCTACGATTGGTGGATCGGCGTCGCCTCCGGCAGCCTGCTGGTCTCGGCGGTGCTGCTGCTGCTCGGGGCCGAGTGGCGCGGGGCGGTGAACCGCATCGCCGAGACCCTTGCGCTGCTCGCCACCGCGGCGGCCGGCCTCTATCCGATCATCCATCTCGGTCGGCCGTGGTTCTTCTTCTGGAACCTGCCCTACCCCAACACCTACAACCTGTGGCCGCAGTTCCGCTCGCCGCTGCTGTGGGACGCGATCGACATCGTGGCCTTCCTGGTGATCTGCGTCAGCCTCTGGTTCATCGGCCTGCTGCCCGACCTCGCCACTCTGCGCGACCGCGCCTTCGGGGAGGCGATGCGCCAGGCCGACGCGAAGGCGCCGACCCGCCGGCTCGCCCTGCTGCGCGCCCAGGTCTACGGCATCGTCGCCTCCGGGTGGCGCGGGTCCGCGGCCCATTGGCAGATCTGGGTCCAGGCCTACCGCACGGTGGCGCTGCTCGGCGTGCTGCTGGTGGTCTCGGTCCAGACCGGCGCCTCGGTGATGCTGGCGGGCTCGCTGATGCCGGGCTGGCACAGCACGCTGCTGCCGGTGAGCTTCCTGGTGAACGCGGTCTATTCCGGCGTCGGCATGACGGCGGCGATCGTGGTGCTGATCCGCGTCGTCTACGGCCTCGACGCCCTGGTGAGCGTGCGCCACCTCGACGTGCTCGGCCGCCTGCTGCTCGGCCTCGGCTGCGCCAGCGCCTATTGCTACGCGGCCGAGTATTTCGACACGTTCCTCAACGGCGACCCGGAGGCGCGGGCGGTGCTGGCGCGGCGCATGACCGGCGACCACGCGCTGGTCTCCTGGATGGCGATCCTCCTGTTGGTCCTGCCCGCTCAGGTGCTGTGGTCGGCCCGGGCCCGCACGGCGCCGCTCGCGCTCGCCGCGGTCGGGCTCCTGGTGGCGGCCGGCGCCTATGCCGACCACGTCATGGTGTTGGTCGTCACCCTGACCCAGGACTTCCTGCCGTCCTCGCGGCTGCCCTACGGGGTGGATCCCTGGGGCGTGGCCACCTTCGCGGGCTCGCTCGGCCTGTTCCTGACCCTGCTGCTGCTGTTCCTGCGCTACCTGCCGGCGGTCTCGATCATCGAGAGCCGCCGCCTCTCGCGCGCCCGGGCACCCAGGCCGCCGCCGGAGGCCGTCTCGCACGCCGCCCCCGCCCGGAGGAGGATCGGGGCCGGCGCCGCTCTGGGCGTGTCCGCCACCTTCGCCAGCCAGGCCGACCTCGCCGCCGCGCTCCAGGCCGTGTCCGGGATCAGCCCCCCGGACCAGGTCCATCTCGACGGGCACGGGCCGGTGCCGATGCCGCGGACCCTGCGGTCCCTCGGCCTGGAGGGGCGCTCGATCCTGCCCTACGCGCTCGCCGGTGCGCTGCTCGGCGGCGCGGGCTTCTACGCGATGTGCATCTACGCCACGGCCTACGACTACGTGTTCCTGATCGGCGGGCGTCCGCGCCTGTCCTGGCCGTCCTTCGTGGTGCCGAGCATCTCCTTCGCGATGATGACCGGCTGCATCGCGATCCACCTCGCATTGCTGGTGCTCAACCGCTTGCCGCGGCTGAACCACCCGGCCTTCAACATCCCGGGCTTCCTGCGCGCCTCGGACGACCGCTTCTTCCTCTCCGCGGAGGCGCGCGACGACCGCTTCGACGCAGGCCGGTTCGAGCGCCGGCTCGCGGGCCTGGCGGCCGGGCCGGGCGCCCCTCGAGATCCGCAGGATCCCGCGATGAGCGCGCTGCCAGCTTCCTCCTGGTCGCGGCTTTGCCGGGTCTCTCGGCCTGCGGCGAGGCCAACATGGACGACCAGGCCCGGGCCAAGACCTGGGACCGCAACCCGTTCTTCCCCCGCCAGATCACCATGCGCCAGCCGGTGCCCGGGACCGTGCCGCGGGTCGATCCGGCCCGCGAGGCGCCGCAGCCGCAGACGATCAGCCGGGACCTGA
- a CDS encoding cytochrome c oxidase subunit 3 produces MSKGLADGVGVARAGHFETVAQQRAAATLGIWAWLITELLLFSALFLVALIVRIQHPEATVAAAKHLKFWIGATNTVVLICSSLTMSMAIEFSRIGWQRAMVRAMLATAALGGLFLVLKGYEYYADWDEHMMPFLGSRPFALAETPPARLFVNLYYVATILHAVHLFTGIALLLGMTWMAAKAGFLSRHQNWIEVYGLYWHFIDLVWVLAFPILYVVNR; encoded by the coding sequence ATGAGCAAAGGGCTGGCAGACGGCGTCGGGGTCGCCCGCGCCGGGCATTTCGAGACGGTGGCCCAGCAGCGCGCCGCCGCGACGCTGGGCATCTGGGCCTGGCTGATCACCGAACTGCTGCTGTTCTCGGCCCTGTTTCTGGTGGCGCTGATCGTCCGGATCCAGCACCCGGAGGCGACCGTCGCGGCGGCCAAGCACCTCAAGTTCTGGATCGGCGCCACCAACACCGTGGTGCTGATTTGCTCCAGCTTGACCATGTCGATGGCGATCGAGTTCTCGCGGATCGGCTGGCAGCGCGCCATGGTCCGGGCGATGCTGGCCACCGCGGCGCTGGGCGGCCTGTTCCTGGTGCTCAAGGGCTACGAGTATTACGCGGACTGGGACGAGCACATGATGCCGTTCCTGGGCAGCCGGCCCTTCGCGCTGGCCGAGACACCGCCCGCGCGGCTGTTCGTGAACCTGTATTACGTCGCCACGATCCTGCACGCGGTGCACCTGTTCACCGGCATCGCGCTCCTGCTCGGCATGACTTGGATGGCCGCGAAGGCCGGCTTCCTGTCCCGGCACCAGAACTGGATCGAGGTCTACGGCCTGTACTGGCACTTCATCGATCTGGTCTGGGTCCTGGCCTTCCCGATCCTCTACGTGGTCAACCGGTAG
- a CDS encoding TAT-variant-translocated molybdopterin oxidoreductase, with amino-acid sequence MTHTPDIAALRAKLAGGDGPRFWRSLDAVADSPEFRDYLAAEFPSAARLAAAPERRGFLKLMAASFALGGLTACGAEGGRDYEVPYVNQPERIVPGTNLSYASSAVFDGFGNGILVTTRNGRPLKIEGNPDHPWSRGGTDVLAQASVLGLYDPFRSQAVQHLGKPSSWAAFRTALQTQIPAWREAGGAGVALLTGPVTSPTVAAQIARMRAAYPALRWYVGAGTGRDAIYEGARLAYGRPLETQPDFGRARTIVSLDGDFLDLGPGQVGLSGRWSAARRAAYAEGRLLNLHAAAPTPTLTSAKADHGVPVSAGRLEALARDFLAVTSGAAAPAGDDPVSRWTRRAAKALTEARGAGIVTAGLTASPDLHALVHRLNGALGNTGATLRHTMPVAEQGSGTLADLAEAMERGAVKVLIVLGGNPVYDAPGALDFAARMERVPLKIHAGLYYEETGAHADWHLPAAHPLESWGDVRSLDGTVGLIQPTVAPLYNGRTLQDMLAFLTDGRGGEEGADALALLKARWRTEGEDAAAFEARFSDALRRGFWPDSAAATEEVALTQEAGGAEPSAEPSAQPFAQPPARSSAEAGIEVVFRPDPTVWDGTHADLAWLQELPKPLTKVVWENVVALSPHLAEREGVATGDIVRVEAEGRAVEGAAWILPGQAADTVTLSLGYGRSVPDHLSSGLGYDAATLRPAGTPWRLSGARLTKTGRRRMPATTQHLGTMEGHDIVRVQAVGSAPVGDPKGAPAPASFYPPPESQDRWVAAQWGMAIDLDACIGCNACVTACQSENNIPVVGRAEVELGRWMGWLRVDRYYAGGLDAPTTHFQPVPCMHCEQAPCEVGCPVEATLHDSEGLNLQVYNRCVGTRTCQSYCPYKVRRFNYLDYTGGMTPVQQQQRNPEVTVRARGVMEKCTYCIQRITAARITSAKDAHAPIPDGAVETACQGACPTRAITFGNVADPGSQVSAARTDTREYALLGHLNTRPRTTYLAGLAPAADPAGREG; translated from the coding sequence ATGACGCACACTCCCGACATCGCGGCGTTGCGCGCCAAGCTCGCCGGCGGCGACGGCCCCCGCTTCTGGCGCAGCCTCGACGCCGTCGCCGACAGCCCGGAATTCCGCGACTACCTCGCGGCCGAGTTCCCCTCGGCGGCCCGCCTCGCCGCCGCCCCGGAGCGGCGCGGATTCCTCAAGCTGATGGCGGCGTCCTTCGCGCTCGGCGGCCTCACGGCCTGCGGCGCGGAGGGCGGGCGCGATTACGAGGTGCCCTACGTCAACCAGCCCGAGCGGATCGTGCCGGGCACGAACCTGTCCTACGCCTCCTCGGCCGTGTTCGACGGGTTCGGCAACGGGATCCTGGTCACCACCCGCAACGGTCGGCCGCTGAAGATCGAGGGCAATCCCGATCACCCCTGGAGCCGCGGCGGCACCGACGTGCTGGCCCAGGCCTCGGTGCTCGGCCTCTACGACCCGTTCCGCTCGCAGGCGGTTCAGCACCTCGGCAAGCCGAGTTCCTGGGCGGCGTTCCGGACGGCCCTGCAGACGCAGATTCCGGCCTGGCGCGAGGCCGGGGGTGCGGGGGTGGCGCTGCTGACCGGACCGGTGACGTCGCCCACCGTCGCGGCGCAGATCGCCCGGATGCGGGCCGCCTACCCGGCGCTGCGCTGGTATGTCGGCGCCGGCACCGGCCGCGACGCGATCTACGAGGGCGCCCGCCTGGCCTATGGCCGGCCGCTGGAGACGCAGCCCGATTTCGGCCGGGCGCGCACGATCGTGTCCCTGGACGGCGACTTCCTCGACCTCGGCCCCGGCCAAGTCGGCCTGTCGGGGCGCTGGAGCGCGGCCCGTCGCGCCGCTTACGCCGAGGGCCGCCTGTTGAACCTCCACGCCGCGGCCCCGACCCCGACCCTCACCAGCGCCAAGGCGGATCACGGCGTCCCCGTCTCGGCCGGACGCCTCGAAGCCCTGGCGCGGGATTTTTTGGCGGTGACTTCAGGCGCCGCGGCGCCGGCCGGCGACGATCCGGTCTCCCGCTGGACGCGCCGCGCCGCCAAGGCCCTCACCGAGGCGCGCGGCGCCGGCATCGTCACAGCCGGGCTGACGGCGAGCCCGGACCTGCACGCCCTGGTCCACCGCCTCAACGGCGCGCTCGGCAATACCGGGGCGACCCTGCGGCACACGATGCCCGTGGCCGAACAGGGCTCCGGGACGCTGGCGGACCTGGCGGAGGCGATGGAGCGCGGTGCCGTCAAGGTCCTGATCGTGCTCGGCGGCAACCCGGTCTACGACGCCCCGGGCGCCCTCGACTTCGCCGCCCGGATGGAGCGCGTGCCGCTCAAGATCCATGCCGGGCTCTACTACGAAGAGACCGGCGCGCATGCCGACTGGCACCTGCCCGCCGCCCATCCGCTGGAGAGCTGGGGCGACGTCCGGTCCCTCGACGGCACGGTCGGGCTGATCCAGCCCACGGTGGCGCCGCTCTACAACGGCCGCACCCTCCAGGACATGCTGGCCTTCCTCACCGACGGACGCGGCGGTGAGGAAGGCGCCGACGCGCTCGCCCTGCTCAAGGCGCGCTGGCGGACCGAGGGCGAGGACGCGGCGGCGTTCGAGGCGCGCTTCTCCGATGCCCTGCGCCGGGGGTTCTGGCCGGACAGCGCGGCTGCGACCGAGGAGGTCGCGCTCACGCAGGAGGCCGGCGGCGCCGAACCTTCTGCCGAACCCTCTGCACAGCCCTTTGCCCAGCCCCCCGCCCGATCCTCTGCCGAGGCCGGGATCGAGGTGGTGTTCCGCCCGGATCCCACGGTCTGGGACGGTACCCATGCCGACCTCGCCTGGTTGCAGGAACTGCCGAAGCCGCTCACCAAGGTGGTTTGGGAGAACGTGGTCGCGCTCAGCCCGCATCTGGCCGAGCGGGAGGGTGTCGCGACCGGCGACATCGTGCGGGTCGAGGCGGAGGGGCGCGCCGTCGAGGGCGCCGCCTGGATCCTGCCGGGCCAGGCCGCCGACACCGTGACGCTGAGCCTCGGCTACGGCCGCAGCGTGCCCGACCACCTGTCCAGCGGCCTCGGCTACGACGCCGCCACCCTGCGCCCGGCCGGGACGCCGTGGCGGCTCTCCGGCGCGCGGCTGACGAAGACCGGACGGCGCCGCATGCCGGCGACCACCCAGCATCTCGGCACGATGGAGGGGCATGACATCGTCCGCGTCCAGGCCGTCGGTTCCGCGCCGGTGGGCGATCCCAAGGGCGCGCCGGCGCCGGCCTCGTTCTACCCGCCGCCGGAGAGCCAGGACCGCTGGGTCGCGGCGCAATGGGGCATGGCGATCGACCTCGACGCCTGCATCGGCTGCAACGCCTGCGTCACCGCCTGCCAGTCGGAGAACAACATACCGGTGGTCGGGCGCGCCGAGGTCGAGCTCGGCCGCTGGATGGGCTGGCTGCGGGTCGACCGCTACTACGCGGGCGGGCTGGACGCGCCGACGACGCATTTCCAGCCGGTGCCGTGCATGCATTGCGAGCAGGCGCCCTGCGAGGTCGGTTGCCCCGTGGAGGCGACCCTGCACGACAGCGAGGGCCTGAACCTGCAGGTCTACAACCGCTGCGTGGGCACCCGGACCTGCCAGAGCTACTGCCCGTACAAGGTCCGCCGCTTCAACTACCTGGACTACACCGGCGGCATGACCCCGGTGCAGCAGCAGCAGCGCAACCCCGAGGTCACGGTCCGGGCCCGCGGCGTCATGGAGAAGTGCACCTACTGCATCCAGCGCATCACGGCGGCCCGGATCACCTCGGCCAAGGACGCCCACGCGCCGATCCCGGACGGCGCCGTCGAGACCGCCTGCCAGGGGGCCTGCCCGACCCGGGCGATCACCTTCGGCAACGTCGCCGACCCGGGAAGCCAGGTCTCGGCCGCCCGCACGGACACGCGGGAATACGCGCTGCTCGGCCACCTCAACACGCGCCCGCGCACCACCTACCTGGCGGGGCTCGCCCCCGCCGCCGATCCGGCCGGACGGGAGGGCTGA